Proteins encoded within one genomic window of Ranitomeya variabilis isolate aRanVar5 chromosome 4, aRanVar5.hap1, whole genome shotgun sequence:
- the LOC143767299 gene encoding gastrula zinc finger protein XlCGF66.1-like: MARDRDKMEERILHLTLEILFRLTGEDYTVVKKTSSERCQAPVSEGWGRPLSPIKEAPPHPLIHEVINDQKILELTYKMIELLTEEVPIRSQDVTVYFSMEEWEYLEGHKDLYKDVMMEVPQPLTSPVLSSERTTPERCPCPLLPQDCKQEDPNVPQDHQGEDLTHVNTYVRGDERCKEEINTDNHTDDCTRSSEGCLIFSDYTADHHGVTSDTYEEHVIIPDISPTLQSKNLLYDPLRRVLYLNSSTIAAQNSNRQGVEHQIVHMCEKPFSCSECGKCFTRISDLTIHERTHTGEKPFSCSECEKSFNNKSNLRRHKKIHTGEKPYSCSECGESFSLKSNLVAHQRIHTGDKPFICSECGNGFAEKTRLVRHQKIHTGEKPYSCSECGKCFLHKSHLFRHHRYHTGERPFSCSECGKTFIEKSHLVVHQRNHIVK; the protein is encoded by the exons ATggctagggacagggacaagatggaggagaggatattacacctcaccctagagatcctcttccggcttactggagag gattacacagtagtgaagaagacctctagtgagcgctgtcaggcccctgtgtctgagggatggggaagacccctgagcccaatcaaggAGGCTCCACCTCATCCTCTGATACATGAggtcatcaatgaccagaagatcctagaactcacctacaagatgattgagctgctgactgaagag gttcctataaggtctcaggatgtcaccgtctatttctccatggaggagtgggagtatttagaaggacacaaagatctgtacaaggacgtcatgatggaggttccccagcccctcacatcaccag ttctatccagtgagaggacaacaccagagagatgtccctgtcctcttcttccacaggactgtaaacaagaagatcccaatgttcctcaggatcatcag ggtgaagatctgacccatgttaatacatatgtgaggggtgatgagcggtgtaaagaggagattaatACAGATAATCACACTG atgactgtaccaggagctcAGAGGGATGTCTGATATTTTCAGATTATACAGCAGATCATCATGGTGTCACATCGGATACATATGAAGAACATGTCATTATCCCAGATATATCTCCAACACTCCAGAGCAAAAATCTATTATATGATCCTCTTCGGCGAGTTTTATATCTTAATTCATCAACGATTGCTGCGCAAAATTCAAATAGACAAGGTGTTGAACATCAAATAGTTCACATGtgcgagaagccattttcatgttcagaatgtgggaaatgtttcacacGGATATCAGATCTTACTATacatgagagaactcacacaggggagaagccattttcatgttcagaatgtgagaaaagtTTTAATAACAAATCTAATCTGCGTAGAcataagaaaattcacacaggagagaagccatattcatgttcagaatgtggggaaAGTTTTAGTTTAAAATCAAatcttgttgcacatcagagaattcacacaggtgacAAACCATttatatgttcagaatgtgggaacggTTTTGCAGAGAAAACtcgtcttgttagacatcagaaaattcacactggggagaagccatattcatgctcggaatgtgggaaatgttttttacacAAATCACATCTTTTTAGACATCACAGATAtcacacaggggagaggccattttcatgttcagaatgtggcaaaactTTTAtagagaaatcacatcttgttgtaCATCAGAGAAATCACATAGTGAAGTAA